GGACGTCGGGGAGGTCGGCCGCGGTGGCGAGCCAATGCGCCTCGTCGACGGTGTAGGCCAGCACACCGGCGAAGCCGTCGCGCCGCAGGATGTCGCTGATCACCGACCGGATGCGCAGCGACTTGCTGGCGACGCGGATCGGCACCCCGCCGGCCCGGCGCGCCAGGTCGGCGATGTTGTGCTCCAGGGCGATGGCGTCGACGGCCAGCACCGGAGAGGGCAGGCGCGCGGCGCGCACGGCGGCATCGATCGCCGCCCAATAGGACCGCGGATCGTCGACCCACACGGGACGGTCGGCGCTCATGGCATCAATTCTGGCTGGGTCTTGTCTTCAACTCGCACGCGGACTACGGTAACCGAAACTATTCGTTCGAACGAACGAATCCGAGATCTGTCGGCCCACCAGGTCGAAGGGGGATGCTGTGCCGGTATCGAAGAGGATGGTCACCCGCCGGCAGGCGCTCGCGGGGAGCGCCGCGGCTGTTGCCGCGGTGGCCTTCGCGGGGAGGACCGCGACCGCGGCGGGCAGTCCGTCGCAACACGCCGACGCCCTCATCGTCGGCCACGGGCTGTCCGGACTGGTCGCCGCCTGCGAACTCGCCGCCAGGGGCAAGAAGGTCGTGATCGTCGACCAGGAATCGGAGAAGAACCTCGGCGGCCAGGCCTTCTGGAGCCTCGGCGGGCTGTTCTTCATCGACTCGCCGGAGCAGCGCCTGATGGGCATTCGCGACACGCTCGACGACGCCCGGCGGGACTGGATGACAACCGCGGGATTCGACCGCGGCGCCGACCGGCGCGACGGCGAGGACTACTGGGCGCGCCGATGGGCGGAGAAGTACCTGGAATTCGCGGCTGGCGAGAAGCGCGATTGGCTGGCCGGGATGGGGGTGTCGTGGGTGCCGGTGGTCGGCTGGGCCGAACGCGGCACCGGCCGGCGCCGGGATCCCGGGAACTCCGTGCCGCGCTTCCACATGACCCTCGGCACCGGTCCCGGGATCGTGGAACCCTTCGAGCGCCGCGTTCGCGAGTTCCAGCGCGCCGGACTCGTCCGCTTCCGCTTCGGTCACCGCGTCGACGAACTGCTGACCGTCGGTGGTGCCGTGACCGGCGTGGCGGGGACGGTGCTCGCGGACCACGGTGCTCCCCGCGGCAGGGCGGGTACCCGCGAACCCGTCGCCGGATTCGAGCTCCGCGCCCCACTCGTGATCGTCGCATCGGGCGGTATCGGCGGAAACCAGGATCTCGTCCGCAAGTATTGGCCCGCGCGGCTGGGAACCCCGCCGGCCTTCATGGTGACCGGTGTGCCGGCCCACGTGGACGGCCGGATGCTCGACATCACCGCACGCGCGGGCGGCCGACTCGTCAACCGCGACCGCATGTGGCACTACACCGAGGGCCTGCGGAACCACTCCCCGATTTGGCCCGGCCACGGCATCCGCGTCCTGGCGGCGCCGTCGTCGATGTGGTTCGACGCGACCGGCCGCCGATTCCCCAGCCCGGGCATCCCGAGCCTGGACACCCTGGGAACCCTCGAACTGATCCAGAAGACCGGCCACGGTCACTCGTGGTTCGTGTTGAACCGCGAGATCATCGCGAAGGAGTTCATCCTCTCCGGTTCCGAGCAGAACCCCGAGCTGACGGCGAAGAACCTGCCCGCCTACCTCGCGAGTCGTACCAGGGGCGTACCCGCGCCGGTGCAGGCCTTCGTCGACCGTGGACCCGACTTCGTCACCGCCCGGACCATCGGCGAGTTGGCCGGCAAGATGAACCGCCTCGCCGGAAACGATCTGCTGAACGCCGACGAGCTCCGCCGACAGGTGGCGCATCGCGACGCCGAAGCGCGGAAGCCGCAGTCGACCGACCCCGGCATCCGGCAGATCCGCCGCTCGCGGGCCTACACGGGCGACAACCTGTTCCGGACCACGGAATTGAAGCCCATCACCGACGCCGGCGCCGGGCCGCTCATCGCGATCAAGATGAACATCCTGACCCGCAAGTCGCTCGGCGGTCTGCAGACCGACCTGTCCGGCCGGGTGATCGGCGGCGACGGACAACCCGTTCCCGGGCTCTTCGCGGTCGGCGAGGCCGCCGGTTTCGGCGGCGGTGGCTACCACGGCTACCGCGCACTCGAGGGCACCTTCCTGGGCGGTTGCCTGTTCACCGGGCGACAGACCGGCCGTGCCGCCGCCCGCATGCTCTGAACAATCGCAACGACGGACTGCCGGTCCCCCGTACCGGGGGCCACAATGAATCAGCTGAAGAGAATGGACACCCCCATGACCCACACCCGCCGCCGCCTCGCACAGCTCTGCAGCGCGCTGGCCATCACGACCGCCGCAGTGGCCGGCCAAGCCGCGCAGGCGCAAGCGACGCCCACGGCGATCAACGGCTGGCGACACCAGATCACCGATTCGCGCTCGCTGCTGGCGGCGGTGCAGGGCGGTGAACTGCTCGGCGTCCCACCCCTTCCGGACCTCGCATCCGGTGCGGCCGCCACCCTGGGGTCTCCCGAGTACTGGTCCAACTGGGTGCATGAAGCCATGCGCAACAACAAATTCCTGCTGCCGCTTCCGGTCGACGTCATCAAACCCGACGTCTTCCTTCCCCATCAGACGGTGGCCGCGGGGGCGCCCGCCCCACTTCAGGTGAAGCCGGCGGCCTTCGACGTCGGAGCGGTCACGTACCGGTGGTCGGGTCGTACGAAGACGGTGCGCGACTTCGTCCGGGACACCGGGACCGACGCCCTGCTCCTGACCCACAACGGGTCCCTTCTCTCGCAGACCTACGCCAACGGCTATCGGCGGGATCGGAAACACCTCGGGTGGTCGGCCACCAAATCCGTGATCTCCACCGTCGTGGGCATCGCCGTCGACGAGGGGCGGATCGCCTCGCTCGATGACCCGATCGACCGGTACGTCCCCGCCCTCCGTCGCACCGCGTGGCAGGGGACGACCATCCGCAACATCCTTCGCATGCGGTCGGGGGTCAAGTGGGATGAACACACCTCGGAGATCTCCAAGAACGACCAGTTCCTGCAGTGGATCGATCTCGCCCTGGACTACTACTCGAACGGTCGAATCGGCAAGACCCGCAATGGGTTCCTCCGCTCCTTGCCCCGCGTCGAACCGCAGGGAGTGAGGTTCAACTACAACAGCGGCAACACCCAGGTGCTGGGATGGATGCTGGAGTCGATCTACGCGAAACCGCTGAGCAGGGTCCTCTCCGACAAGATCTGGAAGCCGGCCGGTATGGAGGCCGACGGGGCGATCATGACCGATCGCACCGGGGCGGCCCTGGGCTCGATGTCGCTGTTCGCCCGCCCGGTGGACTTCCTCCGGTTCGGCGAGATGATCCGCAACGGAGGAGTGGCGGGCAACGGTCGTCGGGTGGTGTCCTCGGCCTGGGTCACCGAGGCCACGACGAACCGCAAGCCCGCCCGCGACGCCGGTGACGAGCACCAGGGCTCCTACGGATACCAGTGGTGGTCCGGCGCGACACCGCGCGGTTTCCAGGCCAACGGCTTCCAGGGGCAGTACATCACCGTCGTCCCGGAGAGCTGTCTGACCGGCGTCCGGATGGCGCACACCATGCAGATGGCGCCGTCGGGTGACTTCGCCGGCCAGGGAAACGACGAATGGCACACGGTCCTGCGCGCGATCTCGAAGCGCGTAGGGCCGTGCGGATAGTCCGGGTCACCCCGGCTTCCCACCGATGCCGACGGCCGTACTGGCTCGACGGTGCGGCGGCGACCCCTGGGTAGACTCCGGGAGAACCGACACCGAACGACGTCGAAGCCAATCCGAGCCTGGCGACCGCTTCCCGGGAGGAACCACATGGCCAACGCCGTCCGTGACCAGATCCTCGCCGTGACCCTCGATCTGATCGGCGAGAAGGGAATCGGCGGCGTCAGCAACCGCGCGATAGCAAAGGCCGCCGGTGTCTCCCTCGGAACCCTGACCTACCACTTCGAGAGTCAGGAGGACCTCCTGAGCGAGGCCCTCAACCTGTTCGTCGACGACGAGGTCGCGCGCCTCACCGCCATCAAGGAACGCCTGGCGACGACGAGCCCGCTCGACGTCGAGGCCACCTTCGAACAGGCCCGGATCGAAGTCGAAGACCGCGCGAACCGCAACGGGCAGATCGCCCAGCTCGAACTGTATCTCCACGCATCGCGCGCGGAAGGTCTGAAGGACGCCGCCCGCCGTTGCTTCGCCGCCTACGATCAGGTCGCCACCTCACTGCTGGAAGGGGCCGACCTTCCCGGCTCGACGCGCTACGCCCCGCTGTTCGTCGCGCTCGTCGACGGCCTCGAACTGAGGCGGCTGGCCGTCGACGCGCCCGCGATCGACCTCAGC
This genomic interval from Gordonia sp. X0973 contains the following:
- a CDS encoding serine hydrolase, whose product is MTHTRRRLAQLCSALAITTAAVAGQAAQAQATPTAINGWRHQITDSRSLLAAVQGGELLGVPPLPDLASGAAATLGSPEYWSNWVHEAMRNNKFLLPLPVDVIKPDVFLPHQTVAAGAPAPLQVKPAAFDVGAVTYRWSGRTKTVRDFVRDTGTDALLLTHNGSLLSQTYANGYRRDRKHLGWSATKSVISTVVGIAVDEGRIASLDDPIDRYVPALRRTAWQGTTIRNILRMRSGVKWDEHTSEISKNDQFLQWIDLALDYYSNGRIGKTRNGFLRSLPRVEPQGVRFNYNSGNTQVLGWMLESIYAKPLSRVLSDKIWKPAGMEADGAIMTDRTGAALGSMSLFARPVDFLRFGEMIRNGGVAGNGRRVVSSAWVTEATTNRKPARDAGDEHQGSYGYQWWSGATPRGFQANGFQGQYITVVPESCLTGVRMAHTMQMAPSGDFAGQGNDEWHTVLRAISKRVGPCG
- a CDS encoding FAD-binding dehydrogenase codes for the protein MVTRRQALAGSAAAVAAVAFAGRTATAAGSPSQHADALIVGHGLSGLVAACELAARGKKVVIVDQESEKNLGGQAFWSLGGLFFIDSPEQRLMGIRDTLDDARRDWMTTAGFDRGADRRDGEDYWARRWAEKYLEFAAGEKRDWLAGMGVSWVPVVGWAERGTGRRRDPGNSVPRFHMTLGTGPGIVEPFERRVREFQRAGLVRFRFGHRVDELLTVGGAVTGVAGTVLADHGAPRGRAGTREPVAGFELRAPLVIVASGGIGGNQDLVRKYWPARLGTPPAFMVTGVPAHVDGRMLDITARAGGRLVNRDRMWHYTEGLRNHSPIWPGHGIRVLAAPSSMWFDATGRRFPSPGIPSLDTLGTLELIQKTGHGHSWFVLNREIIAKEFILSGSEQNPELTAKNLPAYLASRTRGVPAPVQAFVDRGPDFVTARTIGELAGKMNRLAGNDLLNADELRRQVAHRDAEARKPQSTDPGIRQIRRSRAYTGDNLFRTTELKPITDAGAGPLIAIKMNILTRKSLGGLQTDLSGRVIGGDGQPVPGLFAVGEAAGFGGGGYHGYRALEGTFLGGCLFTGRQTGRAAARML
- a CDS encoding TetR/AcrR family transcriptional regulator, which codes for MANAVRDQILAVTLDLIGEKGIGGVSNRAIAKAAGVSLGTLTYHFESQEDLLSEALNLFVDDEVARLTAIKERLATTSPLDVEATFEQARIEVEDRANRNGQIAQLELYLHASRAEGLKDAARRCFAAYDQVATSLLEGADLPGSTRYAPLFVALVDGLELRRLAVDAPAIDLSEALDIVRAGIESRSAASEG